In Candida orthopsilosis Co 90-125, chromosome 6 draft sequence, the following are encoded in one genomic region:
- a CDS encoding Sur7 protein (protein required for normal cell wall, plasma membrane, cytoskeletal organization, endocytosis) produces MRVINTFFNLFFLAGACLLLIFTVLAGSSKHFPLNKFYWLEADTSNIPNSPANTSAWTFWGVCDKNDYSNCKLGPAYPISPEDNFDTTRNVPSDFLDNQSTYYYLSRFAFAFCLIALGFSGLALIIDILGFCFTIIDKVVMFLVTVALFFMAAFASFQTAVTVLAKNAFSNDDRHAKVGAKAMGIMWAAFVCLVICWVLTFAANISNSYKKHMARVNQQKQEKEGVYDNDRQQGYPKGVAATRDDSSFTRAEVRDEDDANNGGGIRFFKIKRNQKAVEDESV; encoded by the coding sequence ATGAGAGTAATCAATACATTCTTCAACTTATTTTTTCTAGCCGGCGCATGTCTATTGCTCATTTTCACAGTATTGGCCGGTTCATCGAAACATTTCCCCTTGAACAAATTCTATTGGTTAGAAGCCGATACTTCAAATATCCCCAATTCACCAGCAAACACATCAGCATGGACCTTCTGGGGTGTATGTGACAAGAACGATTATTCCAATTGTAAATTAGGACCAGCTTACCCCATTTCTCCCGAGGACAATTTCGATACTACGAGAAATGTACCACTGGATTTCTTGGATAATCAATCAACGTATTATTACTTGAGTAGATTTGCATTTgcattttgtttaattgCTTTGGGATTCAGTGGATTGGCTTTAATTATCGATATTTTGGGCTTTTGCTTTACAATTATTGACAAAGTTGTCATGTTTCTTGTTACTGTTGCATTGTTTTTCATGGCCGCTTTTGCATCTTTCCAAACTGCAGTTACTGTATTGGCCAAAAatgcattttcaaatgatgataGACATGCCAAAGTTGGTGCTAAAGCCATGGGTATTATGTGGGCAGCATTCGTATGCTTGGTAATTTGTTGGGTATTGACATTTGCTGCTAATATCAGCAACAGTTACAAAAAGCACATGGCTAGAgtcaatcaacaaaaacaagagaaagaagGTGTGTATGATAATGATAGACAACAAGGATATCCAAAGGGTGTTGCTGCTACTCGTGATGATTCTTCTTTTACTAGAGCAGAAGTTAgagatgaggatgatgcAAACAATGGTGGTGGAAttagatttttcaaaataaagaGAAATCAGAAAgcagttgaagatgaatctGTATAA
- a CDS encoding Atg15 lipase, protein MPTMTLEKRGKDNNLQKMPPMRYFWWGLLSTILASLAWIRFSSKYYTTVIVLPPTTKDDYSENSLQLKHIFHHGVGPEQYMVHKRLDVTPEYLAKHEAYFTSLNENLQIESDEESDWPKVHHGKNPFEIKLPFKQQQNKARRLKERNTPGFIDSYLDYARSVNGDAKILNRINLEWVDDDVSVPNITDRDTVVSLATIASNAYVRFPKDDDEKKKSDWIDVGGWDPDEENHDINFGWDYDGLRGHVFVSSDNKTVVIGIKGTSGAGLPGGGSDETQGNDKTNDNLLFSCCCARVGYLWTTVCDCYEKTYTCNQDCLEKELRRKDRYYEAALDIYKNVTKLYPPETTEIWVTGHSLGGALASLLGRTYGLPVVAVEAPGEMLASKRLHLPSPPGLPKHLEHIWHIGNTADPIYMGVCNGASSSCSLAGYAMETACHTGYQCVYDVVTDKGWRVNLLNHRIHTVIDEIILTYNETAKCVEQAPCRDCFNWRFV, encoded by the coding sequence ATGCCAACTATGACATTAGAAAAACGTGGCAAAGACAATAATCTACAGAAGATGCCGCCTATGAGATATTTTTGGTGGGGGCTactatcaacaattttagCATCATTAGCATGGATTAGATTTCTGTCCAAATACTACACAACAGTCATAGTGCTACCTCCCACCACAAAAGATGACTATAGTGAAAACTCATTACAGTTGAAAcatatttttcatcatGGCGTTGGTCCTGAACAGTATATGGTACATAAACGTCTAGACGTAACTCCAGAGTACCTAGCCAAACACGAAGCCTACTTTACCTCACTAAATGAGAATTTACAGATTGAGCTGGATGAAGAATCCGACTGGCCAAAGGTCCATCATGGAAAAAACCCATTTGAGATAAAGTTACCCTtcaagcaacaacaaaataaagcTAGAAGACTTAAAGAACGAAATACGCCAGGGTTTATAGACTCCTACCTAGATTACGCCAGGTCTGTCAACGGTGACGCAAAAATCCTCAATCGGATCAATTTAGAATgggttgatgatgacgtCCTGGTGCCAAACATAACTGACCGTGATACTGTGGTCTCCTTGGCCACGATCGCATCTAATGCATATGTACGCTTCCCCAAAGATGACGAcgaaaagaagaaatctGACTGGATAGATGTTGGAGGATGGGATCCGGATGAGGAAAACCACgacatcaattttggttggGATTATGATGGATTGCGGGGACACGTATTCGTTAGTTCTGATAACAAAACAGTTGTAATTGGCATAAAGGGAACCTCGGGTGCGGGTCTACCTGGAGGTGGTAGTGATGAAACGCAAGGAAATGATAAAACTAACGACAACTTATTATTCTCTTGTTGCTGCGCAAGAGTCGGATATTTATGGACTACTGTTTGCGATTGCTATGAAAAAACATACACATGCAATCAAGATTGCTTAGAGAAGGAGTTGCGTAGAAAAGACAGATACTACGAGGCAGCATTAGACATTTATAAAAATGTCACCAAATTGTATCCACCTGAAACAACTGAAATCTGGGTTACAGGTCACTCGCTTGGAGGTGCATTAGCTAGCTTATTGGGTCGTACATATGGGCTACCGGTAGTAGCAGTTGAAGCCCCAGGAGAGATGCTTGCTTCCAAACGATTACATTTACCATCTCCTCCAGGACTTCCAAAGCATTTGGAACACATTTGGCACATTGGAAATACTGCCGATCCTATTTACATGGGGGTTTGCAATGGAGCATCAAGTAGCTGTAGCTTAGCAGGCTATGCTATGGAGACTGCATGCCACACTGGCTATCAATGTGTTTATGATGTGGTCACCGATAAAGGATGGCGtgtcaatttgttaaatcACAGAATTCACACGGTCATTGATGAGATAATATTGACGTACAATGAAACAGCCAAATGCGTGGAGCAAGCACCTTGTCGAGATTGCTTTAACTGGAGATTTGTATAA
- a CDS encoding Bud17 protein (S. cerevisiae homolog BUD17 has role in cellular bud site selection and localizes to cytoplasm, nucleus): MEALLWYLFESSNMLKLKTLKMIFFSHIHNTHAAQIHPRHTMKSLLSISSHVVHGYVGNRAITFPLQYMGWDVDAINTTNYSNHPGYGSLQGSASAPDAIRDVLQGLHHVLDLNSYDLILTGYTPNAGVLSVVKDEVVQVLQKQDGKIPHWIVDPVLGDNGRLYVSEKVIPVYKEILSTGLVSLITPNQFEFETLSEAKIIDWQTCEVAVKAFAENYKVGSIVISSVEIDNQLHCVGYTDGNIFSKPIHKIDCDFNGCGDLFTGLVANSYYDNGYNITPESIASVLSTLHNILQFSFDFELQKQGQAPKVVKDIKIVAAKEYL, encoded by the coding sequence ATGGAAGCCTTGTTGTGGTATTTATTCGAGAGCAGCAACATGTTAAAATTAAagacattgaaaatgatttttttttcacatATACATAACACACATGCGGCACAAATCCACCCAAGGCACACCATGAAAAGTCTATTATCGATCCTGTCCCATGTAGTCCACGGATATGTGGGAAACAGGGCAATAACTTTTCCTCTACAGTATATGGGATGGGATGTTGATGCAATAAATACCACCAATTATTCGAATCACCCTGGGTATGGTAGTTTACAAGGTTCAGCATCAGCCCCAGATGCAATTAGGGACGTATTGCAAGGATTACACCatgttttggatttgaacTCGTACGACTTGATTTTAACTGGGTATACTCCTAATGCTGGTGTACTCCTGGTGGttaaagatgaagttgtGCAGGTGTTGCAGAAACAAGACGGTAAAATTCCCCATTGGATTGTGGATCCGGTATTAGGGGACAACGGGAGATTATATGTTCTGGAGAAAGTTATTCCTGTTTACAAAGAGATTCTTTCTACCGGTTTGGTATCGTTAATCACTCccaaccaatttgaatttgagaCTCTAAGTGAGGCAAAAATTATCGATTGGCAAACATGTGAAGTGGCTGTAAAGGCTTTCGCAGAAAATTACAAGGTTGGCAGCATTGTGATATCTTCTGTGGAAATAGataatcaattgcattgtGTGGGTTACACGGATGGAAACATTTTCAGCAAACCAATACACAAGATTGATTGCGACTTTAATGGATGTGGAGATTTGTTTACAGGATTGGTAGCAAATTCATATTACGATAATGGCTATAACATCACGCCCGAGTCTATCGCTTCTGTTTTGCTGACATTACACAACATTCTTCAAtttagttttgattttgaacttCAAAAACAGGGACAGGCTCCCAAAGTGGTGAAGGATattaaaattgttgcaGCAAAGGAGTATTTATAG
- a CDS encoding Sec12 guanyl-nucleotide exchange factor has protein sequence MGLKESASIDVGYPILDAKFINNKTVLVAGGGGEGNNGIPNKITAIKCSFKVNDAKRRLQKFREVQLPPNEDSPQCIDVTRLIDENEYNVVVGCNQSSELIKSMNINNNVRKYKYNKEEHLIFDDAAQFEEEISGDTDEYPKVIRISQDNTVGCLMTSTVPSVLYFFSPDALELKFKYKPPGNDEIKDFAFSPKTGSTLCYITSSSIVSISTQTNSVIGTSKTAPADKQLEKYNLSKVKFIIDNEVVISSSVKGGKGAALLRYDLKKQKIMQEQVIAKKLNNVVALDVSVPQDLVAFAGNDLIVYIVKLSNFKLLETIKKLHPFAITSVSFSPNGTKLATGSAANILNVVRVPPKYASGKSVIGTLFQYLFTIILIAALGIGIQKVHETGQLDGVIELSKKFSKDYREVGLHYGKIGTELAGEYGKVGLELAEKYGKMAYTIAEEYGNKYGSKAIELYKEKFGKEDIVRDVSEQAGSTLNDIVSEVTRELRAETIETDFDSETLDKIKLRTGIIESTRNESSSETFLVDASFSESISNSNIKADLTQGAFTASTEFATVAVPEYESIHEVVNNATIVEEQDAAHVSDDTQRADAIDADPHYEEEYVDIIEEVVYNESEPEEQDYTSNGETEQVKTEKVTDDKFPHDDYVEVVEEVVEEVVEEVVKEVESASEPIDSNNKEVEATDTGYIEIVEEVYEEVAEDSASTSDTQDEANVETSDSSKSDGHGKGVNGEENIEVSNADLPKHENISEYSYKDSEVGEVQDAIEESQPIAEEAQVDAEDSKPITDEVQDAVEESQPIAGEAYADAPTDKPEPTASDSHGVSFDHKDVEISTEIEVEPVAGEKIAGHHLDSSVENTTGSETVAEAPSHATESHDEETIVSQQDQLVDTVQRNQAEEGASVDEFNSQLSQEQGVQDAVPSEPTEDRQVDAEAAEIDQTFEASDVVKEETFNTQFISEPATSVADEQKYTPEEPTPLEEPHTVEVSGTGGVDPTPQPNETESIGEPPVPVSPPSGEAVEIDQAVTSLNPAEEEANTIEPTGNTRKAVEDFSRSSLSSKLSAPSSSKSARKVTKVVTRTIKKSRSATPTKNAREKDEL, from the coding sequence ATGGGTTTGAAAGAATCTGCGTCCATTGATGTTGGGTATCCAATACTAGATgccaaatttatcaacaacaagactGTGTTGGTAGCTGGTGGAGGTGGGGAAGGAAATAATGGAATTCCCAATAAGATCACCGCCATCAAATGCAGTTTCAAAGTCAATGATGCTAAACGAAGACTACAAAAGTTTAGAGAAGTTCAACTACCACCAAACGAAGACTCACCTCAATGTATTGATGTGACAAGACTAATTGACGAGAATGAATACAATGTAGTTGTTGGATGCAATCAGAGTTctgaattgatcaagtcCATGAACATTAATAACAATGTTAGAAAGTACAAGTATAATAAAGAGGAACATTTGatatttgatgatgcaGCTCAGTTCGAGGAGGAAATTAGTGGAGATACCGATGAGTACCCAAAAGTCATTAGAATCTCACAAGACAATACTGTAGGTTGCTTGATGACATCGACTGTACCATCTGTGTTGTACTTTTTCAGCCCTGATGCATTGGAATTAAAGTTCAAGTATAAACCACCCGGAAACGACGAGATTAAAGACTTTGCTTTTAGTCCAAAGACGGGGTCAACATTGTGTTATATCACGTCTTCATCAATCGTTTCCATATCTACTCAAACTAATTCCGTCATTGGTACTTCTAAAACCGCACCTGCtgataaacaattggaaaaatacaatttgtcaaaagtCAAGTTTATCATTGATAATGAGGTCGTAATTTCGAGCAGTGTCAAGGGCGGTAAAGGTGCAGCTTTATTGAGGTACGACttgaaaaagcaaaaaattATGCAGGAGCAAGTGAttgcaaagaaattgaataacGTTGTTGCTTTGGATGTGTCTGTTCCACAGGATTTGGTGGCGTTTGCAGGTAATGATCTAATTGTTTACATCGTGaagctttcaaatttcaagttgttgGAAACTATTAAGAAGTTGCACCCTTTTGCCATCACGAGTGTGTCTTTTTCACCAAATGGTACGAAATTAGCCACAGGTAGTGCTGCAAATATCTTGAATGTCGTTCGCGTACCGCCAAAATATGCATCAGGAAAATCAGTTATAGGCACACTTTTCCAATACTTGTTTACAATAATATTAATTGCTGCACTCGGAATTGGTATTCAAAAGGTTCATGAAACTGGTCAGTTGGATGGGGTAATAGAATTACTGAAAAAGTTCCTGAAAGATTATAGGGAAGTTGGTTTGCATTATGGAAAGATTGGTACTGAGTTGGCTGGTGAATATGGAAAAGTTGGTTTAGAGCTAGCTGAAAAGTATGGAAAGATGGCGTATACAATTGCAGAAGAATACGGCAACAAGTATGGCTCTAAAGCGATTGAGCTTTACAAAGAAAAGTTTGGCAAAGAAGATATCGTACGAGATGTCAGTGAACAAGCAGGGAGCACCTTGAATGATATCGTACTGGAAGTGACTAGAGAATTACGTGCAGAGACGATTGAAACTGATTTCGATAGTGAAACATTGGACAAAATCAAGTTGCGTACTGGAATTATAGAATCTACGAGGAACGAGTCCTCTTCTGAAACGTTTTTGGTAGACGCTTCGTTTTCGGAATCTATTTCCAATCTGAACATTAAAGCTGATCTTACACAAGGGGCTTTCACAGCATCAACAGAGTTTGCCACCGTTGCAGTTCCTGAGTATGAGAGTATACACGAAGTAGTCAACAATGccacaattgttgaagaacaGGATGCTGCCCACGTATCTGATGATACACAACGAGCTGATGCTATTGATGCTGATCCCCACtatgaagaagaatatgTTGATATTATCGAGGAAGTCGTTTACAACGAATCAGAACCAGAGGAGCAGGATTATACTTCAAATGGTGAGACGGAACAAGTAAAGACTGAAAAAGTTACAGATGACAAATTTCCTCATGATGATTATGTGGAAGTTGTGGAGGAGGTTGTGGAGGAGGTTGTGGAGGAGGTTGTGAAAGAAGTGGAATCTGCATCAGAGCCAATTGACTCGAACAATAAAGAGGTGGAGGCTACGGACACTGGCTACATcgaaattgttgaagaggTTTACGAAGAAGTGGCAGAAGACTCAGCATCAACCAGTGATACACAAGATGAAGCGAATGTGGAAACTTCCGATTCCTCTAAATCAGATGGACACGGCAAGGGTGTCAATGGTGAAGAAAACATCGAGGTAAGTAATGCTGATTTACCCAAACACGAAAACATATCAGAATATTCTTATAAAGACTCTGAGGTCGGGGAAGTACAGGATGCAATAGAGGAATCTCAACCAATTGCCGAGGAAGCACAGGTTGATGCGGAGGACTCGAAGCCAATCACTGATGAAGTACAGGATGCAGTAGAGGAGTCGCAACCAATTGCTGGCGAAGCATATGCAGATGCTCCAACCGACAAACCAGAACCAACTGCAAGTGATTCACACGGAGTAAGTTTTGACCACAAGGATGTTGAAATATCTACTGAAATTGAGGTAGAACCTGTTGCTGGCGAAAAAATAGCTGGACACCATCTCGACTCATCAGTGGAAAACACTACAGGCAGTGAAACAGTTGCAGAGGCTCCATCACATGCAACTGAAAGTCATGACGAGGAAACCATTGTTTCACAGCAAGATCAATTGGTGGATACTGTACAGAGAAACCAAGCAGAAGAAGGTGCCAGTGTGGATGAATTCAACTCTCAATTGAGTCAGGAACAAGGTGTTCAAGATGCTGTACCATCAGAACCAACCGAGGATAGACAAGTTGATGCTGAAGCAGCTGAGATTGACCAAACATTCGAAGCTTCTGATGTAGTCAAAGAGGAAACTTTTAACACGCAGTTTATTAGTGAACCTGCAACTAGTGTAGCCGATGAGCAGAAGTACACACCGGAGGAGCCGACACCGTTAGAGGAACCACACACCGTTGAAGTATCTGGAACTGGCGGTGTTGATCCAACTCCTCAACCAAATGAAACAGAAAGCATTGGAGAACCACCAGTTCCAGTCTCACCACCATCGGGTGAAGCAGTGGAAATCGACCAAGCTGTTACTTCATTGAATCCTGCTGAAGAAGAGGCTAACACAATTGAGCCAACTGGTAATACAAGAAAGGCTGTAGAGGATTTTTCGCGATCAAGTCTATCTTCTAAACTTTCAgcaccatcttcatccaaatcCGCTAGAAAAGTGACAAAAGTTGTCACAAGAACCATCAAGAAATCAAGAAGTGCTACCCCAACGAAAAATGCAAGGGAAAAAGATGAACTTTAG